The genomic DNA tttttatttttagttctattttttcatagcacatttctatttttatttttagttctatttttcctagtttaatttaattttgtaatttaatttctatcgtatttcttttattcatatttatttcttatttgtaaaatttaactctcttttagggtcaatggcagtcgtataatacatttcactacatttcgtactgtgtatgtttgtgtatgtgacaaataaaatttgaatttgaatttgacgtTGGGTTACGAACACGTCTAGTTTAACGTCTTCTATTCGAATCTCGTGCATCGTTTTAGCCGGACGAAGGACGCCGCGCTTGGTTTTCCTTTCTTGCTGtaatacacacagacacgcacacaggAAAGAGCTATCCGCCTTTCTCCACATACCTTACAGATCCTTATGATTAGCTACTGTCAGGTGACACAGCATGCCCCTCCTACTCATACTGTCGGTGTCGTTAGATCTCAGGATGTTCTCACGTTTTACCGGCCCCAAATCTTTGACACacactcttctctctctttctctctcaggtaCCTTCCCTATCGATTTGACCAAAACTCGGCTTCAAGTCCAAGGCCAGTCTCAGTGCATGGAGGTCCGATACAGAGGCATGTTCCACGCTTTGCTCCGGATCGGGCGAGAAGAAGGGGTCCGAGCGCTGTACTCTGGGTAAGTAAACAAGAatcaaatccgacttacgaatgTGTTTCCGTAACAGAACTCgtttgtaagttggggacttactgtaattgcgtttgattttttaaaacattgtggTTCCTTGATAAttctacaggtggcgcactaaGCTATTAACACATTTGTCTGCACCTGTGTAGTAGGAGTGAGtttatttagaattgtaacaaagtCTACTATTGAATTAAACTGTAtctataaaatcgtgatactttatggaatcgcaatacaaatcgaatcgacACCGAGGTATCATGATGGTACGGTATTGGGCTCTCCCTGGTGATTCCAGTCGCTATTGAACACggttgtaaatgtaaaaatggaaaCATCGAAGCAACACATTGCTGTAGATATGACATTTATTATGATAAATCACCAGAATCACTTGAGCGCTAAAGCACAAGTACATAACCACTGCGTTCCACGCGTTCCCGGTTCCTCTGTCAGCCCTTCTCAAGCTCATGTGGGCGTTTCGTTAGCGGTATGTCGGATCACCGTCTTTGCAAACGTTTAAAAATAGATGATGTTAAAACCACATGTGGTGTACAGAACGGTTACAGTACAGGAACACCGTGCTCATTTTCGTCACACGATGTGGGACGTGATCGTTTGATAGGTTTGGATCCTTCAGAATTTATTTGCTGACGTCCTGATCACTTTACAGAGCGGTGTGAGACCCTCGTTTTATTAACGAGACATGTTCGGGACATCAAGTGCAGAGTGGCCTCATGTACCCCACCCGACCCTGGGGCCAGGCCAAGACACACGACCCAGGGTTTCACATTCACAGTCGATAAAGTGCCAATATTATTCCCAGGCGCTTTAGACATTAAGGATTAAAATGTCTACGAACCCAATGTCATGGCAAGACACCATGTACACCAACTCGCACTCACAACTCAGTACACCAACTCGACGCTTACGATTGGTGATTGACAGGTGAGGGAATGTTTGTTCCTCCCACCCAGACTGCACCAGGATTGTTTGGCTCTCCCAATTTCCTGGTGTGAACAAAACGTGCAGTTTGCTACGTGTAGAAAGACATTAGAGACTTAGCATCATCTGGTAATGAAAGTATTGGGACACCTGGCTGGGTTGTGAAAACAGCGTGGTCTTCAATAAAGCCTGATTTATGCTTCACCCAGCCGTATCCTATCCAGACGTAGCCTGATGTGCCCTGATACCTGCCCAGAAATGTAACGCCTTCCCGCCCTCTTCTTCTACACGTGTACAGCTTTTTCCTTCATGCTTCTATTTTTGAATCGAGTTAAAATCTAAATGAACATCTACCAAATCCAGGAGAGACTAATTGAAagaatgtaatttttttgtccGTTGCAgtcatttcaattaaattacaaCTTAACAGTTTTTCCATTCATCGTTGTGTGTAGaaggcagaaaaaaagaagaaaaaaaagcacttgaGAGTGGTCACAACCTCGGTGCAGTAATACGGAATCACCACTGCCAGCTAGAGGTTTGGTGATGTAATTGCAGCGTGACAAACACATTGTCACAGGTATAACTTCTCACAGTGCAGAAGCATAAACCAGCCTTAACTCCAACATAAATAACCATAAATGTTAACATCACGAATGTACGGTTTTATAAAAACGtattctatttaaatttcaaagtagcatgTCGTCTTCTTCCGTGGGCcgattgtgatgaaacaaagtTGCCTCAAGCTCtgccaaatacacctgtaaaAACCCCATTAatgtatagatttttttcttctccaaagAAGCTCAACTTTAACTTAATGGCTAGACTTTTAAGTAGGATGAGCTCGAATAGTAgatattttccttaaaaaaaaaaaaaatgtcatgataCTAAGCACGTCCAATTAAATGTCCTTGTCCATGACGAGTTGTATTATAAACCAGACGTTCCTACTGGTCCTTGCCGATAGTCCGTCTCGCCCGGTTGCCTAATTTGGTTCCTGTCCCCGGTTTGTTTACTAACACACCTGCATTGCTAATGTCATTTTATAACGAACacagtgtttgtttgcaaaatatGCAAAGGCAAGACCGGTCCGTAGAGGAAACGTAGcaaatttgtttattaatcCTGAGAGCACATAGAGCGTCTGAGTGTAAGTGGCACGTCTGACGAAGTGAGAAAGATCCCTAAAAatacatgaaccattgtaatgCCTTTAGAGACAAACAGTGAATaactactatactgtactataattAACATTTATGCTTCAGCAGGTCCGCTTAGTTTAAGTTCCTCATGTCATGGCCAGATTAGAAGAGGGGCAGGAACAGATCCTTTATGTAAAATCGTTTGTAGGACCATTTACAAGGAAATATTGGTGTTTGTTACTTTCATATTCTCTTCTTATTCTTGAGAGACTGTAAAATTTGcgcatcagaaaaaaaaagggtaatcCTCGACTTGATTGACTTCATGTATCATCATCGGTCCGGGTTGCCACACGTTCAACAATAAACATTTCTGAattttgtatgtactgtatgctacaattattttaaagtttagatCTTTAATCTAGGATTAGTGTAACATTTGGTTACTTTATAATATTTGTAAGATACTTGTGAATCAAACACATGACTAAAAACTAAAGGAATATATATgaagaatattcaattattttgaTGAACTTAGATATGGTAAAtactccaaaataaaaaaaaaatcctacagcttttgcaaaaaaaaaataataataaactgcttTAATCTTCTAGTCATTTTTTGAGGTTTGTAAGAGTATTGCCTTTTCTTCTTTTGGATTTTGGCCAGTCTGCACAATAGCACCACCTGCTGGACTAAAGTTGGCAGAGGAGAAAGGTCATAGCTTTGTATGAAACATGACATTTAGCACAAAATAGTGTTTTAGTGCTTTtataatttcagttttttttgtttttttatatgaaacctGTGAGAAATTATGGCTGCTTGGCAAATCTAATCAAATTGAAAATTGCAATACCCAggtattgaattttatttatttaagtttttgaagTATTTAAACTACTAAAATTAATTACACACCAATGCTGTgtgccttttttgtttgtttttgaatgtttaaatgtcACCTCTTGTacaaaatgatcttttttttccccttaacaaTCTACTGCTCCTCAGTCCAGTCCACTAGGTGGTGCTATTGTACCAATAGTTCAAATGTCACAAAAGAAGATGGTATAATCtcgcaaaaatataaaaaacatttcaggaaAGATGCAAatggttttgtattttttttaaactcattaaTTTAAGACCAAAGTTTGCAAGTTTACCGTAGCAATTTAAAAAGTATGAATCAATTCTGAatcaaaaaatgtattttgtcaattattttcttttcttttctttcttaaaaaaaaaaaaaaaaaaactttaattttttttcttgtgaagctgctttgggacaatgaccattgttaaaagcgctatataaacaaattgaattgaattgaattcaaccaaaaaaaaaatccattaaatcACAATTTTTGTTGCTTGTCAACCGATGTAAGTAGTTGGTTTGAGTCTCTCCCGTAGGGTTTCAAAATATCAGCATACGAAATTCGtctttaatgtgtttattattaatttgtagAGTTAATTAACAACATGGGAAGCCATGTGTTAAAGCTAGATGGACTGAAGGTGTTGATTTCCTTTGTTGAAGGATTTCGCCGGCGCTCCTACGACAAGCCTCGTATGGGACGATTAAGATCGGCACGTACAACACGCTAAAGAAATTTTTCGTCAGCCAGCCTGAAGGTGAGTACAGAAATCTCttctgatttaaataaattaaattgaatataatattattatattatatattataatattatacttAAGGTAACGGTTAAAACGATGTAGCAGCGagatgttataatttttttggttctGTTTTTCCACCTAGTGGTATAACAGAGGTTTTTTTGTCCTtgctttaaatttaattaagtcCCTAATGAACATTCGAGTAACgaattttaaattcttaaaatgtttacatataAAGCTAATTTTTGTCGTGATATATGCGTTACTATATGTATCTTTAATATATGTGATTTTCTATGTcgagttatctgggaatttgcacatcacTTTTAATTCTGACAGCTTTGCTGTTtacacaataatcatttaaagtgGATTCAACCAAGTGAGGGAGCGAGGTCGataaccttaaataaaaaccagaagATGGGAACATCACTATTCctaataaataacagttaaatcactacttctaaaacacaacagttaaataaaatgtaaacaaatacaacaacagaattatttaactaagcttcCAACACAACTAGCCAACACATACTATTCTATTAACCCTTTAAAGGACATGTAATACACATCATACtacattttttgtgaatacatGGAAACACCTAAAGAACAATCACAGCATAACATAagttactctctctctcttgtaatGAGCATTATAGCAAATTAAATATCAATTAATTCAATCAAGATTCAAGTGATTAGTCCTTTGTATGAGTAAAGAGCAGtattatcataccatcagtgtccctgagatgaccagcatCCTATGCGCTTCCCTGTCTCACTTATGCTTGCACATGGTGCTTTTATGTTGAGCCTGTACCTTTGCTCCATTAGTGACTGTGAGGTGATGCATACTTTGATGCCATAACCTGATCATGTCACACTTGACATGTTCCTTGTCGAGTGACCTCAGCTCCACCATTTCACTTattaaactttacattttataactgTAAgtcttacatttttacacatgcctcagtacaaaaaaaaagtaaagattttAGAGTACACTTGatttaagaagaaaaaggatATTCAAATCAGCTGACACTTAAGAACTGGGAAATAATTAATTATCATCATTTTAAACtgcagtatataaaaaaatgtgactTGAAGCAGAAAGGCCAACGTGAGTCGAAAATCGGgtgatttgattatttaatcAGATGATTTAATATTCCACTATGGCCATATATGTatgaagtttatttaaaaataggcTGATTAAAATTTCGTTTTCAGATGAGCTAAAACCTCAAAGCATAACACTTCCCAGCACCACCTTCTTCACATCACCATGACATCCTCGTGCTATgagtctggttttaaagccgcGCGTTCATCGTCACTAACGCGCTGTACAAACAGAGCTGTCTGAGAGCGTCTGTCATCTGATTATTTGTCTCCGGGTGCCAAGACTTAGTTTAGCAAACATCAGCTTTAAGGCAGCGCCAAAATATCATACCCTGATTCTCGACTTtattgaaaggaaaaaaaagggggccACTAGTGGTCAGCAGACAGTGCGCTCACATTTCCCCAACTCCCCAAATAACCTGTGTCATTTGTTTTTCCCAAGGGTGCGAACAATTCTGAAGTGGTTTTTACcccctttgttttttatttttttctctgatcTGTATTTGAGgtgtttgctgtgtgtgttttgttcgtAGACGAGACAATGGTCATCAACGTATTTTGCGGTGTCATCTCAGGAGTCTTGTCGTCGTCTTTGGCGAACCCTACTGACGTGCTGAAGGTGAGACATGATGTTTAGAACTTGAgcgggggggaaaaaatcagtcTGTGCtgcttatttttaatgaaagtgAAAACAGGATCCAAGTCAGGATCTAGCTTTAAGtcactataaataaatgaaacacacaGATAACACATTGTTCTTTAATAAGCATACTAATGATTGGTCACTTTCATTATATCAACATGCCGAGTTTTCCTCTACCCTACTGTGGTGTTTAAGAGGAATGCTGTGTTTTTTCTGAGATGTTCGTGTGTTTGCCAGTGAATAATCCTGTTGTTTGATTTGGTTGTGTGCAGATTCGCATGCAGGCTCAGGGCAGTCTACTTCAAGGCAGCATGATGGCCAACTTCATCAACATCTACCAGACGGAGGGCACGCGAGGACTCTGGAGGGTGAGGAAGTGCAAAGAGGAAGTGGAGAAGATGAGCTTAAACCGCATGCTGCGTTCAGTACGGAGTGAGACGCTGGCTGTGTCTCATTCCATAATGAATACAGTACCAGTACAGTTTCAATATActttttattaagttaaattcaaacactacatgaaaaacaaaaataattgttaCATAGACATGTACTTCCTGGCCCCCcaggagatttaaaatgactggaactgggttaaaatCCTTCAACACTTCATCAAAACCTGGAGGGATCGTGCCGAATTATCAACTTTGTAGAAGTAATGTGTTCatgaaaaaatctaatgaatagAGATCGATTAAACTCTTGTTTATCACATCCTAATATAATTCTATAtgctgctttgcgacagtgaccattgttaaatacaaataaaaattgaatgttAAATCCAAGCCATATTTTATTCTCACTAAGATAAGATCATAGCCGTCTCTCGTGTGTAAGACGTGCTCACGCATTGTCTATTTCAGGGTGTCATTCCAACGGCACAGAGAGCCGCCATTGTGGTCGGCGTCGAGCTCCCGGTGTACGACATCACCAAGAAGCACCTGATCAAGTCCGGCCTGATGGGAGACACGGTCCTGACTCATTTCATGTGAGTAAATCcgatatttatttgtttatattatagaattttttttttttattctttaagatTTTGATTGAGTGTAAAGGTAGAATAAATAAGGCACAtggatgatattattattattactatttatttatttatttatttttaaacacattcaaCTCATGCTTTTGCACAAACCTGGATTTATTCCTAAGGGTTAATTTAAGTAGTACATCTTTAACTAAGGTAATGCTTATAAATCGCGTCTAAGTCACTCCCTCTGCATTAGATTCAGGTATGTGGTTTAGCGCTGTTCCTTAGGCGCTGTTACAGGTTTTgtccacatgatggcagtgtgggggaAAGCGtcacagatttagtcaagtggatcgGTATGCTTTAGATTGTATAGTCATGTAAAAGGAGTATAAGAGCCGCTTTGTCTGATTTAAGAATAAATCTACATGGACTACCTGTACTGTGTATGATGGTCTGagttttttcctatttttctttttcccgcAGTTCCAGTTTCACGTGCGGTCTGGCCGGAGCTCTCGCCTCCAACCCCGTGGACGTAGTGAGAACGAGGATGATGAACCAGCGCGTGCTGTCCGGGAACCTCCTGTACAAAGGCACGCTGGACGGACTCATGCAGACATGGAGGAACGAAGGATTCTTCGCTCTGTACAAGGGCTTCTGGCCCAACTGGCTGCGTCTCGGACCCTGGAACATCATCGTATCCTTTAAGGCGGCAGACGTCTACCCGACCGTGCGCATTCTCTTCCGTTGTCTAAATTTCTCAGTGTACAGACAACAGGGTTACTATTATTCTAgagtcttgtttaaaaaaataactttaaatgatgCATTAAAGTGTGTTGGACATAAAGAATTAAGAGTGAATAATCATTAGGCGTTAGCTTTCCATGCTATGATTTTAGTCTTATTGAAgatctaaccaatcataaatGAGACTGAATTTgtctaaccaatcataacgcAGAAGGCAGGATTTGTCTCACGTCCATCATGATGTTTCTCATCACAGTTGTGAGTGTGTAAGAAGGAAACCATGAGGGACGTCATCGTAAACGCGACTTTTAACAGGTTGATGAAGCGTGCAGGCTTTCGCATCCGATGCTTTAAAAGGGCTTTGAACACGTTGATGATTATACGAGACATCCTCAAGTAATAAATAATGGtaattattataacaatttaTCCTAATTAGCTgcgttttttttattcctttttttttttttttacatcacctGTTCACTAGATGTCAGTATTCGGtcaggtatatactgtatatacacaaggAATTAGATTTTGTCGTGTGCGTTTTCTGACTGGgtttaaaacacaaaagcaggtggttttaatattatggttGATCTGGGTGTCGATGTTAATGTCATCCTTGACCgagactccagttcttcatcacCTACGAGCAGCTGAAGAAGCTTCCATTATAGCTGCGCTAGAGATGATGGAAAAACACTCCACTggctcaaagtgtgtgtgtgtgtgtgtgtgggaggggcaGGTTGCAAGTGTACACCTTCTCCTGCCTGTACCATTTCATTCACAATCCCTCCAATGTGTAATATGTACActgatttaaatgtttgtgtttgtttttttttctttttcttttttttaattgaaaacttTCTACACGTTCGCACCATGATTTTGCACCTAAAGCCTCGCTTTAACGATCCTGGCAGCTAAACTTTAGGTCAGCACAAAGACGGGAACGTTGCACCGGATTGTCGGCGGatgtggagggggggggggggatggggggggggatggggggagTCATGCTAAGGAAGGGgaaggaaggggaaaaaaaatgcttcgcTATAGAAGCAGCCTTGCGCTAGTGTTTTATCACGCATTGTTTTTATAGCATCTCAGTTCTGCGGTGAGGGTTCGGATATGATTTAATAGCACTGCTAGTGCTAGTGATCTTGtagatagtgtgtgtgagtgtgtgagagagaggtgttCGGAGCAAACGCACTCTTGGGATCGTGTCGGATTCGTGAACGTCCTGTTCGGATCAGCACCTTGACCTGTAGGCCAGCGTATGAGGACGACCCTGCTCAGAACGTCACGGCCAGCATCACTTTAATATgagcaacaaacaaacaagcaaacaaaaaaaatcaaacgaagctttcttttcttgatttcttttctttgttgtttttcgATACTTTCATCGCCAAATATTGCTCAGCCCAAAATTGCAAACTGTTTTGTGTAACAACTTTGCACTTCTGTCTCGCAGGGTTCTGACAGTCTCttttctgctgtgtgtgtgtgtatatgtgagtgtgtgtgtttgttatacaAGCATGATTGGAAATGTAATATAATCTGTGTTGGTGTGATGAACTGTACATTATGCTGCTGTACATTAGTAAGTATTAGCTCAGcttccttattttttattattttaatttttttttctctcccaaaTCCTGGCCTGTCAGagtgtactgtaaaaaaaaccaaaacacacaaaaaagtggTACTGTTACATCATGTagctttttttaagttattgttattattttggattttatttccaggctttattatagttattattattattattataattatctgaAACATGTTTTAAGCACGATGTTATGTTGCACTGTTCTGGAAAGCCAAGCGCTACCAGGAGATCATGATGCTCCACGAGATTTCAACATTTCACGCAGCTTTGCTTCGAGCTAGTTTAGCTTTTTCGTGCCGGCACGATCACCCTTgtggtctgtctgtctacctTTTTCTCCTTGCTTGCTTGCCTGTCTGCATATCCGTGGTAGAGTTTAAAAGAAACACGCACACATTTTGTCCAAGAATTTGCATGTGAGCTTTTGGTACTAATGAACATTTCACGCCTGCATTTGGCATTCATGTCTCCAGACAGTTAAATTAATCGGTATTAAATGTGAATTAGACACAGCTGttatgcttttgtttttgtttagttttttcccccGAGCCACCTTGTTTGTCCAGTCTATATACACACGATATAGAATCAGCACAATTCACAGAATCCTGCGAGTCAGGAGATGGGACTTTTACGCACAATACtaaacaaacaggaaaaaataaccaaaaaaatgtCCAGTTCTGTGGGAAGAGATAGGTCAAAGAAGGGCGAAGATGGTAGCTCAGGAGGATCAGCactctttacaactgtggtaaGCTGAAAAGCAGGTCAAAATGCAGAAAATTTACGGTTGATGGGTTACAAATTGTGTGCCCAAATTAGGTATTGAGGATTGATTGATTAGAGATGATTTTCTGAGATGATTTTCTGCTCAGTATGGTTGTAAAGAGCGGTTTTCTGAGCTAGTCCGCTCTAGTTGCTTTTCCATCCACCTTTCTGTTCTTCCCAGAAAGCCATGCTTTAGTGTAGGTTTTTCTACACTGAAGTAGAAAACTCTATAACGTTTGCATTGCTGCGAGGAAAaacagaaggggaaaaaaaaaatcattcatttgTATCACTTCAGATACTGTTTGTGGGTATATATTTGTTATTCTCCACGATGATAAGCTAGTCCTCAACAGGTCACCTATGTTTTAGTGCCTGGattatttctaaacatttttgtttttctgcgtAACAGTTACAGAGCAAGAGCTCAGCCGAGACCAAGACTCATGTGCCAGTTCACTTGTTTAAAGCTTTTCACACAATTAACCTGGTaggatgttttgtttttattttgtcttcaagccatacagtcatgtgaaaaaattaggacaccctttgaaagcatgtggttttttgtaacatttttaataaatggttatttcatctccgtttcaacaatacagatagattaaagtaatccaactaaacaaagaaaactgaagaaaagtcttttcaagatcttctgtaaatgtcattctacaaaaatgcctattctaactgaggaaaaagataggacacccttgcccctaatagcgagtgttacctcctttggctgaaataactgcagtgagacggttcttgtagccatctaccagtcttcgacatcggtctgaggaaattttaccccactcctcaatgcagaactttttcagctgtgagatgtttgaggggtttcttgcgcgtacagcccttttcaagtcaccccacagcatctcaatgggattcaaatctggactttgacttggccattccaggactctccatttcttctttttcagccaatctttggttgatttactagtatgttttgggtcattgtcatgttgcatggtccagttccgcttcagctttaattttctaactgatggtctcacatgttcttcaagcaccttctgatacacagtagaattcatcgtggattctatgatggtgagctgaccAGGTCCTGCTGCAGGAAAGCAGCCCCAAAACATGACACTTCCACCTCTATGCTTCACAGTTGGTATGAGGTTCTTTTCTTGgaatgctgtgtttggtttacgccaaacatgtcctctgctgttgtgtccaaataattcaattttggactcatctgtccaaagaacattattccagaagtcctggtctttgtcaactttatctctggcaaatgtcagtctggcatcgatgtttctcttggaaagcaaaggtttcctccttgcacacctcccatgcaagttaaacttgtacagtctctttctgattgtagaggcatgtacttctacatcaacagtagtcagagcctgctgtagttctcgagatgccactttagggtttttggagacctcttttagcatcttgcggtctgctcttggggtgaacttgctggggcgaccagtcctgggcatgttggcagttgttttgaaagccctccacttgtagactatcttccggacagtggaatggctgatttcaaaatcttttgagatctttttaaatcccttcccagactcataggctgctacaatcttttttctgaagtcctctgacagctcttttgttctcaccatggtgctcactctcacttcaacagtcaggagcacaccaaactaaatgtctgaggtttaaatagggcaagcctcattcaacatgcagagtaacgatctactaattatgtgcacctggtgtgatatacctgtgtgagatctgagccaatttaagagggaatacatgtgagggtgtcctatctttttcctcagttagaataggcatttttgtagaatgacatttacagaagatcttaaaaagacttttcttcagttttctttgtttagttggattactttaatctctctgtattgttgaaacggagatgaaataaccatttattaaaaatgttacaaaaaaccacatgctttcaaagggtgtcctaattttttcacatgactgtatataattatatcttTTTCCCATTTAATCTTCCCCTCGTTACTCTAGATTTGGAATCATattatgtttgtaaaaaaaatttccaaaccaaatctttaaatgaaaaaaataaataaattgtgtttaatCATATGATATTGGAATCACTTTCAGCGCATTGCCATGTATAATATAATCCCGTGTGCTGAGATGCCACCAACGATCAATTAATATTTTCCTATTTTCATAAGCATGCGTAACGAAATTCAAAGGAAAAGCAAAGTTGAAGCCTGCATGGAGAACGTGGCTTACACGGCTGGCTCATCAGAGTATACAAGTCTTtgtttctgccttttttttttttttttttttttcccctaaaataCAAAGTTTTCATAAAAAGAATCAATTATGTGTCCCGGAAAGGTCTTTGATCTTTTTTTGGGTTTAATACTGAACGTGTCAAAAACCTTATTTGTTGCAATGATATGAACACTTGGCTGTAGGCCTGTTTATGTGGCTGCTTTTGCTTTGTATGATGTAAACGTGCACTtgacaacaataaaacaaaattctGATGATTTATCTGCCTTATTTCATATTACTCTCTGGTTTAGAGAAAGAAGTAAACCTGGCTTTTTAAATGAGTCGTTTTGCATATCCAAATAAATGGAATCGACTCTTATAAGAACTGTATATGGCAAAGAGCTAGTTATGAGCAATTAGTAAATTAATGCTTATTACGCTACTGTTATTgcatactttattatatattttttggaaagaatgaaaa from Clarias gariepinus isolate MV-2021 ecotype Netherlands chromosome 19, CGAR_prim_01v2, whole genome shotgun sequence includes the following:
- the slc25a14 gene encoding brain mitochondrial carrier protein 1 produces the protein MASLNWKPFVYGGMASIVAEFGTFPIDLTKTRLQVQGQSQCMEVRYRGMFHALLRIGREEGVRALYSGISPALLRQASYGTIKIGTYNTLKKFFVSQPEDETMVINVFCGVISGVLSSSLANPTDVLKIRMQAQGSLLQGSMMANFINIYQTEGTRGLWRGVIPTAQRAAIVVGVELPVYDITKKHLIKSGLMGDTVLTHFISSFTCGLAGALASNPVDVVRTRMMNQRVLSGNLLYKGTLDGLMQTWRNEGFFALYKGFWPNWLRLGPWNIIFFITYEQLKKLPL